Proteins from a single region of Urocitellus parryii isolate mUroPar1 chromosome 4, mUroPar1.hap1, whole genome shotgun sequence:
- the LOC113176068 gene encoding olfactory receptor 5M10-like — MSSPNHTLGTTFTLMGLTDDPVLEKVLFGVFLVVYLLTLAGNLCMIALISTSPHLHTPMYFFLGHLSFVDICYSSNITPNMLYDFLSEDKTISYAGCFIQCLLFIALVITELYLLASMALDRYVAICSPLHYSSRMSRKVCISLVTFPYVSGSLHGLSQALLTFHLSFCGSLEINHFYCADPPLLLLACSDTHVKKMAMFVVAGFTLSSSLSVILLSYLFIVAAILRIRSAEGRRKAFSTCGSHLTTVTIFYGTLFCMYLRPPSEKSIEQSKVIAVFYTFLSPILNPLIYSLRNKDVICAMRSVMKGNFFQKMAL; from the coding sequence atgtcctCCCCAAATCACACACTGGGCACTACATTCACTCTCATGGGACTGACAGATGACCCAGTGCTGGAGAAGGTCCTGTTTGGGGTGTTTCTGGTGGTCTACCTACTCACACTGGCAGGAAACCTGTGCATGATTGCGCTGATCAGCACCAGTCCCCACCTGCAcactcccatgtacttcttccttggCCACCTCTCCTTTGTAGACATCTGCTATTCCTCCAACATCACTCCCAACATGCTGTATGATTTCCTCTCAGAGGACAAGACCATTTCCTATGCTGGGTGCTTCATTCAGTGTCTCCTCTTCATTGCTCTGGTGATCACTGAGCTTTACCTCCTTGCTTCCATGGCCCtggaccgctatgtggccatctgcagccCTCTGCATTACAGCTCCAGGATGTCCAGGAAAGTCTGCATCTCCCTGGTCACCTTCCCTTATGTGTCTGGCTCCCTCCATGGGCTGTCTCAGGCACTGCTGACTTTCCACCTGTCCTTCTGTGGCTCCCTGGAGATCAACCACTTCTACTGTGCAGAtcctcccctgctcctgctggCCTGCTCTGACACCCACGTCAAGAAGATGGCCATGTTTGTGGTGGCTGGCTTCACTCTCTCCAGCTCTCTCTCAGTCATTCTCCTGTCCTACCTCTTCATTGTTGCAGCCATCCTGAGGATCCGTTCTGCTGAAGGCAGGCGCAAAGCCTTCTCCACTTGTGGCTCCCACCTGACGACAGTCACCATATTTTATGGGACACTTTTCTGTATGTACTTAAGGCCCCCCTCAGAGAAGTCCATAGAGCAGTCCAAAGTCATTGCCGTTTTTTACACTTTCTTGAGCCCAATACTGAACCCTCTGATCTATAGCCTCAGGAACAAGGATGTCATTTGCGCCATGAGAAGTGTGATGAAGGgaaatttctttcagaaaatggCACTTTAG
- the LOC144254447 gene encoding olfactory receptor 5M10-like: protein MSSSNHTVGMAFILLGLTDDPVLEKVLFGVFLVVYLLTLAGNLCMIALISTSPHLHTPMYFFLGHLSFVDICYSSNITPNMLYDFLSEDKTISYAGCFTQCLLFIALVITEFYLLASMALDRYVAICSPLHYSSRMSRNICISLVTFPYVSGSLHGLSQALLTFHLSFCGSLEINHFYCADPPLLLLACSDTHIKKMAMFVVAGFTLSSSLSVILLSYLFIVAAILRIRSAEGRRKAFSTCGSHLTTVTIFYGTLFCMYLRSPSEKSVEESKVIAVFYAFLSPMLNPLIYSLRNKDVIRAMQGVFKGNFFQKISL from the coding sequence ATGTCCTCCTCCAACCATACTGTGGGGATGGCATTCATTCTCTTGGGACTGACAGATGACCCAGTGCTGGAGAAGGTCCTGTTTGGGGTGTTTCTGGTGGTCTACCTACTCACACTGGCAGGAAACCTGTGCATGATTGCACTGATCAGCACCAGTCCCCACCTGCAcactcccatgtacttcttccttggCCACCTCTCCTTTGTAGACATCTGCTATTCCTCCAACATCACTCCCAACATGCTGTATGATTTCCTCTCAGAGGACAAGACCATTTCCTATGCTGGGTGCTTCACTCAGTGTCTCCTCTTCATTGCTCTGGTGATCACTGAGTTTTACCTCCTTGCTTCCATGGCCCtggaccgctatgtggccatctgcagccCTCTACATTACAGCTCCAGGATGTCCAGGAACATCTGCATCTCCCTGGTCACCTTCCCTTATGTGTCTGGCTCCCTCCATGGGCTGTCTCAGGCACTGCTGACTTTCCACCTGTCCTTCTGTGGCTCCCTGGAGATCAACCACTTCTACTGTGCAGAtcctcccctgctcctgctggCCTGCTCTGACACCCACATCAAGAAGATGGCCATGTTTGTGGTGGCTGGCTTCACTCTCTCCAGCTCTCTCTCAGTCATTCTCCTGTCCTACCTCTTCATTGTTGCAGCCATCCTGAGGATCCGTTCTGCTGAAGGCAGACGCAAAGCCTTCTCCACTTGTGGCTCCCACCTGACGACAGTCACCATATTTTATGGGACACTTTTCTGTATGTACTTAAGGTCCCCCTCGGAGAAATCTGTAGAAGAGTCCAAAGTCATTGCAGTTTTCTATGCTTTCTTGAGCCCCATGCTGAACCCTCTGATCTATAGCCTCAGGAACAAGGATGTCATCCGTGCCATGCAAGGTGTGTTCAAGGgaaatttctttcagaaaatatcaCTTTAG